The Triticum urartu cultivar G1812 chromosome 5, Tu2.1, whole genome shotgun sequence genome contains the following window.
ttaaggggtcccaccatgtcaagcccccagaccgcgaaaggccaagtgatagggatagtttggagggcggtgggtggcacatggctttggtttgcaaaaagctggcaaccgacgcatcgttggaccaagtcctgagcgtccacctgggccgtcggccaataaaagcctgtacggaaagccttgcttacaagggaccgggctgcggcgtgatggccatcgagtccggcatgaatttcagtcagcaggttccgcccttcctcttcggagatgcacctttgaaggactccggtagtgcttttcttataaagttctccctcatggactttataggctttagatcgccgcactatacaacgtgcctcgttttggtcctctgggagttcctgcctagtaaggtaggctaggaatggttctgtccacggggcgataacggccattagTACCTCTAAATATTCGGCACCCCCGcacacctctaggcattgaatgcccatggatactgccatccggagaccatgtaaaagggcctcatattcggctgcattgttggagtccgtgtacataatctggagtacatattgaactgtgtctcctatgggggacgtcaaaacgacgccggcccctagtccggccaacattttggaaccgtcgaagtgcatgatccagtttgaatatgtgccatactctttagggagttcggcctccgtccattctgcgacgaagtcggccaaaacttgcgacttgatagctcgccgtggcctataagttatgtcgaacgggaggagctcgatggcccattttgcaatcctgcccattgcgtcacggttgtttataatatcgttgagtggtacttccgatgctactgtgattgaacactcttgaaagtagtgtcgtagcttccgggatgccatgaataccgcatatgcaatttttgataatgtgggtaccgtgatttgcatggggtgaggatAGTGGACAAagagtaaaccggcttttgaagggggaatttgtgtccgtccgtttcccgctcgacgacgagtactgcgctgacaacttgatgggttgctgcaatgtacaatagaattggttcgccgatgtttggcacggccaggacagggtttgttgccaatatggcttttatttcctcgagtccggccgtggcggcatccgtccacccgaagtgttcggtgcaccgaaggaggcggtagaggggtagcaccttttctcccaaacgggagataaagcggcttagagccgccacccatccggttaatttttgtatttctttgaggtcctttgggatatccaattgtgacaaagctcggatcttggatGGATTTcttcgattcctctaccggatacaatgaagcccaagagctttccggctggaacgccgaaacgcatttttccggagttagcttgatgtcatatgctcggaggttgtcaaatgtaagcctcaagtcgtctactagagattcgacatgtcttgtttttatgaccacatcatccacgtatgcctctactgttttgccgatctggtttgccagacatgtctgaatcatgcgctgatatatTGCGCCagcatttttgagcccgaaaggcattgtgttgaagcagaatgggccgtatggggtgatgaatgccgttgcggcttggtctgactcggccatcttgatttgatggtaaccggagtatgcgtcgaggaagcacaacgaatcgtgtcctgcagtggcgtcgataatttgatcgatgcgggggagggggaagggatcctttgggcaagccttgttaaggtctttgaagtcaacgcacaggcgccaggatttgtccttctttggtaccatcaccaagtttgctagccagtccgaatgttttatgtctctgatgaatccggcctccaatagtttggctagctcctctcccattgcctgtctcttgggctcagagaaacgccgaagggcttgtttgataggtttgaatccttttaggatatttaagctgtgttcggccagcctgcgtgggattcctggcatgtctgaagggtgccaggaaaaAATATCCCAGTTCTCCCGTAGGAATTCNNNNNNNNNNNNNNNNNNNNNNNNNNNNNNNNNNNNNNNNNNNNNNNNNNNNNNNNNNNNNNNNNNNNNNNNNNNNNNNNNNNNNNNNNNNNNNNNNNNNNNNNNNNNNNNNNNNNNNNNNNNNNNNNNNNNNNNNNNNNNNNNNNNNNNNNNNNNNNNNNNNNNNNNNNNNNNNNNNNNNNNNNNNNNNNNNNNNNNNNNNNNNNNNNNNNNNNNNNNNNNNNNNNNNNNNNNNNNNNNNNNNNNNNNNNNNNNNNNNNNNNNNNNNNNNNNNNNNNNNNNNNNNNNNNNNNNNNNNNNNNNNNNNNNNNNNNNNNNNNNNNNNNNNNNNNNNNNNNNNNNNNNNNNNNNNNNNNNNNNNNNNNNNNNNNNNNNNNNNNNNNNNNNNNNNNNNNNNNNNNNNNNNNNNNNNNNNNNNNNNNNNNNNNNNNNNNNNNNNNNNNNNNNNNNNNNNNNNNNNNNNNNNNNNNNNNNNNNNNNNNNNNNNNNNNNNNNNNNNNNNNNNNNNNNNNNNNNNNNNNNNNNNNNNNNNNNNNNNNNNNNNNNNNNNNNNNNNNNNNNNNNNNNNNNNNNNNNNNNNNNNNNNNNNNNNNNNNNNNNNNNNNNNNNNNNNNNNNNNNNNNNNNNNNNNNNNNNNNNNNNNNNNNNNNNNNNNNNNNNNNNNNNNNNNNNNNNNNNNNNNNNNNNNNNNNNNNNNNNNNNNNNNNNNNNNNNNNNNNNNNNNNNNNNNNNNNNNNNNNNNNNNNNNNNNNNNNNNNNNNNNNNNNNNNNNNNNNNNNNNNNNNNNNNNNNNNNNNNNNNNNNNNNNNNNNNNNNNNNNNNNNNNNNNNNNNNNNNNNNNNNNNNNNNNNNNNNNNNNNNNNNNNNNNNNNNNNNNNNNNNNNNNNNNNNNNNNNNNNNNNNNNNNNNNNNNNNNNNNNNNNNNNNNNNNNNNNNNNNNNNNNNNNNNNNNNNNNNNNNNNNNNNNNNNNNNNNNNNNNNNNNNNNNNNNNNNNNNNNNGAGGCCGCTCCTCCCGGTGACGCACTACCGGTACGAGACCACGGGGATCCGCCCTGAGTACCTGCGGGACGCGCCGACGGTGAAGATGATGCAGCGGCAGGTGGAAGCCATCCTCCTCAACGGCGAGCAGCCGTGGAAGGTCAGGTCCTCCCGCGGCGCGGCCAGGCTCCTCGTCGGCCACGGCCTGGAGCACGATCTCGACGCGCTGGGCATGGACTACCCGGCGTACCTGAAGCGGGACACGGCGGAATATCCGCCGCTGATGAAGACGAGCGGCAGGCTGATGAGCAACTCGCTCCGGTTCCTCACACAGAGCTGCCTCGGCTACGACATCCAGACGGGCCACCAGCACCCCTACGAGGACTGCGTGGCGGCCATGCGGCTGTACAAGAGAATGAGCTCGATGAGGCACGGCCCGCCGAAGAACGGGGGCGAAGACGATGCGTGCGCGGCGGTGGCATTCCCGGCGCGGAGGCAGCGGGAGCTGGAGCGCATGTCGCCGGAGGAGCTCCTCAGCATGTCCAAGCCGGACTATCACTGCTGGTGCCTCGACGACTAGCCTCGACGACTGCACTTGCATCTGCATGTCCAAGCATGAGCCACGGCCACTGCGAGGCTGCCCTGCCGAATTCGATTCTTCGGGCTTTACTTACTGATCAAAGGGGAATTCCAATAATAGATTTCACTCATTTAAAAAATTGATTCACTAATTTTAAAAATTGATTTCACTCGTTTCAGTAACATATTTCACTCGTTCCAATAACAGATTTCActaaataaaaaaattcaaaatagTTGAAATATATCCAATATTTAGTCTTGTTCTAAAGGTCTTTGCGCCATgattttaaatatatatatatatatatatatatatatatatggaatCAAAATATTCGTTTAAATGATATAAATGATTTAAGTTAGAAAAAGTTGAATAAAAGGGATggagtttttttttgaaagaaagttcgaGCTTTATTCATTAAAAATAATCATTACATCGTTTATGAGGATTGGTACAATTACATTATGT
Protein-coding sequences here:
- the LOC125507549 gene encoding uncharacterized protein LOC125507549, translated to MPPSEQVPVQIAPVAQTYVQSNAPHYYNHVFIMEKLDKFVKNPFDCEVASLPVPSEVISQASDVVRDMKEDSVEINNLTTELNDLDSRMKATSSKPLLPVTHYRYETTGIRPEYLRDAPTVKMMQRQVEAILLNGEQPWKVRSSRGAARLLVGHGLEHDLDALGMDYPAYLKRDTAEYPPLMKTSGRLMSNSLRFLTQSCLGYDIQTGHQHPYEDCVAAMRLYKRMSSMRHGPPKNGGEDDACAAVAFPARRQRELERMSPEELLSMSKPDYHCWCLDD